The nucleotide sequence GACGTTGAAGTCGGGATTACAAGAATATGCGCCGGCGGCATTGCCAACCAACGCCTGGCCTGAGTGGTTGGCCGCGAATGCCGCGCAATAGGCGCCCTTGGCCGAGGTGGTTCCCGCACCCAGCAGGTTATCGTTCGCTCCACCGTCATATCGTACGCTGGAGTAGCCTCCAAACAGGCTGGTCGACCAGTACGGGTTCCAGTTGTGATTGAACGCACCACGGAAGCCCCAAGCCGTCGTGAGCTTGATGCCGTCCGTGCCGCCAGCGCCAGGAAGATAGACGCCGTCAGTGGTCGCACCGAATCCAACGCTCTGATAGGCGGACCCGCTGCTGCCGAACATCGCAAAGCTGGGCGAAGATCCGCTGTTGCCGAGCACGTTCTTGGTGTCGCCCTTTGCATAGGACACATCGAACTTGATGTCGTCGCCCGCACCGGTCGGGAGATTCTTGATCTGCAACGCTGCCATTACCGAACCGCCCCACTTTGATTCGGGGTGGCCAGAGATTTCCGAAAAGCCGTTCGCTGCACCCAAGGTCAGAGCATTGTACGAAGCGTTAACTTCGTGAGCCGCAGCCGAAATCTGGAACAGACCCCAAGCCTGGTCGACCCGGATGTTACCGACAATGTCGGGAGCATGCACGCCCGCATAGGCGTTGGTGCCGACTCCGTTCGCGTTAAGACTCTCGAGCGTAACAACGCCGGCAGCCGAGGTCGTGGCCAGGTTGAACACGTTGGTGCGGTTGAAGGTTAGCGGATCGTCAAGGCCGATGCTGGCCGACACGCCGTTGCCGAACTGGGCCGTGTACTGGATGTTGTTCAGGCCGGTGTCGGTGTTGTTGCCGCCGAGCAGGCTCGCATTGAGGTTGCCCGGGTAACCGTTCCAAGGGGTCGAGTAGGCCGAAGAAGACTTACCGAAGGTGAAGCCGGCGAACTGGATGAAGAGATACTCGGTGTTGATTTGGTGCCCGTTGCTCGTGGTTCCAACGTCCCTGACGCTGCCGCTCGGCGAGGTGAACGACCAGTCCAACTGACCGAAGGTACGGACCACACCATATTCGGTGGCGGTGCGGGTATCAACGGTCAACGCCATACGTGAACGGGAAGCGAAGTAATCGCGATAGCGATTGCCCTGGCCCAGATCGCCGTTCCAGGCCGGCGTACCGTGCGGTCCGCCGTTGAATGTCGTGTCAACGCGCAGATAACCACCGACCTTGATACAGGTGTCGGTGCCCGGGATGTAGAAGAAACCAGCGCCGTACAGCGAGCACACCCTCACGTACTCAACTGCCTTTGCCTTGACCGGAAGATCGGCCGCCTGCGCCGTGCCGATGGCGAGGATCCCCGCGACCGACCCAAGGATAAGTTTTTTAAATGTTGTCACTTTGTTGTTCCCCTTTTGCGTCTGCAGGCTTTGCATGCAGCAGCATGTTCATATGGCCGAACGAATACCGCTAAAACTTGAGTCGGCGCGTGACATGAACGTGAACAGCTCTGGTTTGTCCGTGGCTGTTGGTTTTGTGCAACATGTCGAGGCGTAAGGATCAGAAATCCCAATGCTATTGACGCGGATCACGCTACGTCCTCGGTGTCCTGGACGCGGCCACTCAACGAAAAATCCCCGGCAGTTTCCTGCCGGGGATTCTCTTAGACAGTTGTCAGACGTTCGAGATCAGAAGTTACGCTGAGCGCGAATGTTCAAGCTGACAGTATCCTGGTCCTTGAACTCGTAGACAGCGGTCGGCTTGGGAGCCGTCGGCGTCAGCACCGCAGCGCCGGTGAACTTCTGGTCGAGATGCATCCACAGAACTTCGGCCGAGAACGTCAGGTTCTTGACGGGAGTCCAGCGGGTGATCACACCAACCTGCGCGATGTTGAAGTCTGGGTTGCAAGTCGCGGCGCCTGCCGCGGCCGCCGCAAGGAAGCCGGGATTGCTCGCTGCGTAGGAAGCGCAGTATGCTGCCTTCGCGGTGCCGTCATAACGAACGGCAGAGTAGCCGCCGAACAAGCTAGATGACCAGTACGGATCCCAGTTGTGGTTGAACGCACCACGGACACCAAAGCCCTCCGTCAGATGCAGCGAACCGTCGCCGCCCGCTGACACCGGAAGGTAGACGGCATCCACCGCGGTACCAAAGCCGACGCTCTGGTAAGCGCCAGCGCCGCCACCGCCGAACATCGCATAGGGCCGTACGCCTGAGCTGGTGCCATTCGTGTTTTTGATGTCACCCTTGCTCCAGCTGACATCAAACTTGATGTCGTCGCCGGCGCCGGTCGGGATGTTCTTGATCTGCAACGCAGCCATCACCGAACCGCCCCACTTGGTCTCGGGGTGACCGGAGGGTTCCGAGAAGTTGTTCGCTGCGCCCAACGTCAGGTTGTTGTACGAAGCGCCAACCTCATGCAATGCGCCCGAAATCTGGAACAGACCCCAAGCCTGGTCGACGCGGATGTTGCCGACCACGTCGGGAGAGTGCACGCCGCCATAGGCATTTACGCCGGCGCCAAGCGCGCTGATGGTCTGAGCGGCAGCACTTCCGAGTGAAACGCCACCGGTAGCCAGATTGTAGATGTTGGCGCGGTTAAACGCGAGCGGGTCGTCCAGACCGATCGTGCCCGACACGCCGTTGCCGAACTGCGCGGTGTACTGGATGTTGTTCGTGCCGGTGACGGTGTCATGACCGCCGACTAGGAACGAGGTGTTGTTGCCCGGATAACCATGCCAAGGCGTCGCATAGGCCGAGGCAGAGCGACCGAAGGTGAAGCCGGCGAACTGCAAGAACAGCATTTCGACGTTAACCTGGTTGCCGTTGTTCAGGCCGCCAGCTTGGCCCGTGGGTCCCACTTCTCTGACGCTGCCGCTCGGCGAGGCGTGCGACCAATCCAACTGACCGAAGGTACGAACCACACCGTATTCGGTGGCAGTGCGGGTGTCGACGGTGAGCGCCATACGCGAACGGGAAGCGAAGTAGTCGCGATAACGATTCCGTTGACCCGGATCGCCGCTCCAAGCCGGCTCATCGTACGGCTCGCCGTTGAACGTGGTGTCAACGCGCAGATAACCACCCAGCTTGATGCAGGT is from Bradyrhizobium sp. AZCC 2176 and encodes:
- a CDS encoding porin — its product is MQSLQTQKGNNKVTTFKKLILGSVAGILAIGTAQAADLPVKAKAVEYVRVCSLYGAGFFYIPGTDTCIKVGGYLRVDTTFNGGPHGTPAWNGDLGQGNRYRDYFASRSRMALTVDTRTATEYGVVRTFGQLDWSFTSPSGSVRDVGTTSNGHQINTEYLFIQFAGFTFGKSSSAYSTPWNGYPGNLNASLLGGNNTDTGLNNIQYTAQFGNGVSASIGLDDPLTFNRTNVFNLATTSAAGVVTLESLNANGVGTNAYAGVHAPDIVGNIRVDQAWGLFQISAAAHEVNASYNALTLGAANGFSEISGHPESKWGGSVMAALQIKNLPTGAGDDIKFDVSYAKGDTKNVLGNSGSSPSFAMFGSSGSAYQSVGFGATTDGVYLPGAGGTDGIKLTTAWGFRGAFNHNWNPYWSTSLFGGYSSVRYDGGANDNLLGAGTTSAKGAYCAAFAANHSGQALVGNAAGAYSCNPDFNVSQLGLVTRWTPVKNLTFSAETQWLHLDQKMSGSSLFTATPPKPTALYEFKDQNTYLLQLRAQRNF
- a CDS encoding porin translates to MKMVKSLILGSAAGLIAMSGAQAADLPVKAKAVEYVRICSLYGAGFFYIPGTDTCIKLGGYLRVDTTFNGEPYDEPAWSGDPGQRNRYRDYFASRSRMALTVDTRTATEYGVVRTFGQLDWSHASPSGSVREVGPTGQAGGLNNGNQVNVEMLFLQFAGFTFGRSASAYATPWHGYPGNNTSFLVGGHDTVTGTNNIQYTAQFGNGVSGTIGLDDPLAFNRANIYNLATGGVSLGSAAAQTISALGAGVNAYGGVHSPDVVGNIRVDQAWGLFQISGALHEVGASYNNLTLGAANNFSEPSGHPETKWGGSVMAALQIKNIPTGAGDDIKFDVSWSKGDIKNTNGTSSGVRPYAMFGGGGAGAYQSVGFGTAVDAVYLPVSAGGDGSLHLTEGFGVRGAFNHNWDPYWSSSLFGGYSAVRYDGTAKAAYCASYAASNPGFLAAAAAGAATCNPDFNIAQVGVITRWTPVKNLTFSAEVLWMHLDQKFTGAAVLTPTAPKPTAVYEFKDQDTVSLNIRAQRNF